A window of Zingiber officinale cultivar Zhangliang chromosome 5A, Zo_v1.1, whole genome shotgun sequence contains these coding sequences:
- the LOC121980020 gene encoding lactosylceramide 4-alpha-galactosyltransferase-like, with product MPWRWRRGHLPLPLRLLLLPFLFSLLFFLVVQSNRLAIIHRRHHSRSSSPLVNPPPLRPFQPESGLPSHDVHQRFRLYAASAGGRRQPGSPVSAHTSKKQRSMALMRELPRSARSRRFSERAADFFTGHQCRDRFFMVWLAPLRGFGRRELFAVESVFHSHPNACLLIASVTIDSGAGALLLKPFVDRGFRVRALAPDFAYLLSATPAAIWFKRLQRGEIDPGDISLGQNLSNLLRHALLYKYGGAYVDTDVIVLRSFTALRNAIGAQAVDAGTQNWTRLNNAVMVFDREHPLLYDFMKEFARSFDGRKWGHNGPYLVSRVATRVAGRAGYNFSVLPPAAFYPVGWIKIEKLFTRPQDRNQSRLVSENLDWIQRRSYAVHLWNRKSSGFKVEEGSVISRLMAACCVLCNFSASAAKAA from the coding sequence ATGCCGTGGCGATGGCGGCGTGGGCATTTGCCTCTGCCTCTCCGCCTCTTGCTTCTCCCTTTCTTGTTctccctcctcttcttcctcgtcGTCCAGAGCAATCGCCTCGCCATCATCCACCGCCGCCACCACTCTCGCTCCTCCTCTCCACTTGTCAATCCTCCGCCTTTACGACCCTTCCAGCCAGAATCCGGCCTCCCGAGCCACGACGTCCACCAAAGGTTCCGCCTTTACGCCGCCTCAGCTGGCGGCCGTCGGCAGCCAGGCTCACCTGTTTCCGCCCACACGTCCAAGAAGCAGAGGAGCATGGCGCTTATGAGGGAACTGCCGCGCAGCGCCCGCTCGAGGCGGTTCTCCGAGCGCGCCGCGGACTTCTTTACCGGGCATCAATGTAGAGATCGCTTCTTTATGGTCTGGCTTGCTCCTCTGCGGGGGTTCGGCCGGCGCGAGCTATTCGCCGTTGAGAGCGTGTTCCACTCCCACCCGAACGCCTGCTTGCTCATCGCCTCCGTAACCATCGACTCCGGCGCCGGCGCTCTCCTGCTCAAGCCGTTTGTCGATCGCGGCTTCCGCGTACGCGCGCTAGCTCCGGACTTCGCCTACCTCCTCAGCGCCACGCCGGCGGCGATCTGGTTCAAACGGCTCCAGCGAGGAGAAATTGACCCTGGCGACATCTCCCTCGGCCAGAACCTTTCCAACTTGCTCCGTCACGCCCTCTTGTACAAATACGGCGGCGCCTACGTCGACACCGATGTCATCGTCCTGCGGAGCTTCACCGCGCTGCGGAACGCCATCGGAGCACAGGCCGTGGACGCCGGGACGCAGAACTGGACGCGGCTCAACAACGCCGTGATGGTGTTCGATAGAGAGCATCCCCTGCTGTACGACTTCATGAAGGAGTTCGCGCGGAGCTTCGACGGCCGCAAATGGGGGCACAACGGGCCGTATCTGGTATCGAGGGTGGCGACGAGGGTGGCGGGGAGGGCTGGATACAATTTCAGCGTGCTACCGCCGGCGGCATTTTACCCGGTGGGGTGGATAAAGATAGAGAAGCTATTCACGAGACCACAAGACCGGAACCAATCCAGGTTGGTATCGGAGAATCTTGATTGGATTCAACGGCGGAGCTACGCCGTCCATCTGTGGAACAGGAAAAGCAGCGGGTTCAAGGTGGAAGAAGGAAGCGTGATCAGTAGACTAATGGCAGCTTGCTGCGTGCTCTGTAACTTCTCTGCGTCAGCTGCGAAGGCAGCTTAA